A region from the Ptychodera flava strain L36383 chromosome 12, AS_Pfla_20210202, whole genome shotgun sequence genome encodes:
- the LOC139144687 gene encoding large ribosomal subunit protein uL23-like: MGPKTRKEALIKAGKKGPATKEPAAKVAAKAEAAAAKAKADALKARKSTLKGVHNLKKKKIKTVVRFKRPKTLKLRRNPKYPRRSVPRRNKLDHYNIVKFPLTTESAMKKIEDNNTLVFIVALKANKPQIKQAVKKLYDIDVAKVNTLIRPDGQKKAYVRLAPDYDALDVQTR; the protein is encoded by the exons ATGGGTCCCAAGACTAGGAAGGAAG CACTTATCAAAGCGGGCAAGAAGGGCCCTGCCACCAAGGAACCTGCTGCTAAGGTTGCTGCCAAAGCAGAGGCTGCTGCAGCCAAGGCCAAGGCAGATGCCCTGAAAGCAAGGAAGTCAACACTCAAAGGTGTGCACAatctgaagaagaagaagatcaAGACTGTAGTCAGGTTCAAGAGACCAAAGACACTGAAACTAAGGAGAAATCCTAAATACCCACGTCGAAGTGTACCAAGACGGAATAA GCTTGATCATTATAACATCGTCAAATTCCCACTTACAACTGAGTCAGCCATGAAGAAAATAGAAGACAACAACACACTTGTATTTATAGTGGCTCTCAAAGCCAACAAACCTCAGATCAAGCAAGCTGTAAAGAAACTCTATGACATTGATGTTGCCAAAGTTAACACACTTATCAG ACCTGATGGACAGAAGAAAGCATATGTAAGGCTAGCACCTGACTATGATGCACTGGATGTGCAAACAAGGTGA